From [Flavobacterium] thermophilum:
TTCATAACCTTCCTCGGTTTTGGGCATCTTATGAAACACCCCGGCAGCAAGGAAGGTGAGACGAATGGCGGAACGGGAACAATATGCCGACTTTTCCGTCGTCGAAAAACAGCGCAACTTTTTAACCGCCGAAGAATTCCCGGAAGGTCCGTACGGCTCGCCGCGCCGCGATGACGCCCTGGTCGAGAACAAAAGCACGCCGTGGAAGGAAGGGCAGCGCCATTACAGCGCCTTCAACTATGAGTTCAAATCGTTTCACCAAAACATTCCAAGGCGCGATCCGGCCTCCCATCCGCCGCACGACGACCCGCGCCAAAGCGAGCAGTTTCCATACAACGAAGGCGAATGACGTGCGGCCGCCCGGCAGCGGGCGGCTGCCGCCTTTACCGCTTCACCTTGCGCAACACAAAATAGGCGCACCCAAAATTGCAATATTCATACAAATACTCGGACAGCGTGCTGATTTTCGTATCATACGTCGCCTTTTGGTTATGGTCATCGAAAAACCCGCGCAGGCGAAGCTGATTGTATCCCCAATCGCCGACAATGTAGTCGTACTTCCCTAAAATATCGGCGTATCGGGCGCGAAACGCCTCTTCGTTAAACGCGTTTTTGACGTTTTCAACCAGTTCATAACAATGGTTGTTAATGCAAATCACCGCTCTCACCTCGCCTTTCCACTTTCATCATAAACGATGCACCGCACCCAATCAATTACTGTTATCAAACAGCGAACCGCGTGCCACCCTAAAAGCGAGGGGGGTGCTGACGATGAACCGATGTTGGATCGTCGCCGCGTTCGGAACGGCGATCGCCCTGGCCGGCTGCGCGCAGACGGCGCAGGACGAAAACACCGACGTCTACAAACGGAGCGGCAATACGATCAATGTGGCCGACCGCAATGAGCTGTACAACGAAAACGGGGTGCCAAACGGCGATGACACGCCGATGAACAACTTCGGCTACGTCCGCCATCAAAAAAGCCCGATCCTCGGCGATGCAAACGGCTATAACGACATGCCGTCGTTCAACCGCGAGCAAGCCGCCGATTTAATCAGCAAACTGTGCACGCAGCTGCCGGGCGTCAACGACGTCGCCACGCTCGTCACCGATGAAGAGGTGCTTGTCGTCTATGACGCCGACACAAAAAATCGGCAGCAAACCGCCGACCAAGTGAAAAAGACAGCGCTGTCCGTCGTTCCCCGCTACTACCATGTGTATATCGCCGACAATCCGCAGCTGATGAAAGACATTGAGCGCTTCGGGCGCCTCGATTCGAACGCGCGCAATATCGACCAACTTCTCGATGCCACGATTCAGCGGATGTTGAAATATCCGCAAGGGAAAAAGCTGAGCGACGGGGAAAATGAAAACGGCGAAATGATCAACGAGACAAACGACCACCTCGACCGCGACTTCCGCGACGGCACGCCGCGGCCGACGCCGGCCGGACGGTAGCGAAAGAAAACGGTCTGCCTGTTGCTTAAAGAGGCACGACCGTTTCTTTTTTCCGGCAACAAAAGCCGCCAGTCAAAGTGTTTGCCGCCTGGGCGCGATGCCCGCATCTCCCCTCGCAGGCTGTTTGGCGGCAACGAGGGGGGCGGACGCCGGCTTTGACTCCGCAAGCCCGGGCGCCTGCCATCTTCACGCCTTCAGCTGCCGCGCTTTCGCCGCTTCGTTCACCTGCTCGTCGGCATGGTACGACGAACGGACGAGCGGACCGGCCTCGCAATGGCTGAACCCTTTGCTCAGCGCGATTTCTTTCAGCTCTTGGAATTCGTCCGGATGGTAATATTTGACGACTTTCAAATGTTTTTTCGTCGGCTGCAAATATTGGCCGATCGTCAAAATGTCGACATGGTTGGCGCGCAAATCGTCCATCGCTTCGATAATTTCCTCTTTCGTTTCCCCAAGGCCGACCATGATGCTCGATTTCGTCGGAATGTCCGGCTGCAGTTCTTTCGCGCGCCGCAAAAACTCAAGCGAGCGTTCATAC
This genomic window contains:
- the yutD gene encoding Uncharacterized protein conserved in bacteria, giving the protein MICINNHCYELVENVKNAFNEEAFRARYADILGKYDYIVGDWGYNQLRLRGFFDDHNQKATYDTKISTLSEYLYEYCNFGCAYFVLRKVKR
- a CDS encoding Sporulation lipoprotein YhcN/YlaJ (Spore_YhcN_YlaJ); its protein translation is MNRCWIVAAFGTAIALAGCAQTAQDENTDVYKRSGNTINVADRNELYNENGVPNGDDTPMNNFGYVRHQKSPILGDANGYNDMPSFNREQAADLISKLCTQLPGVNDVATLVTDEEVLVVYDADTKNRQQTADQVKKTALSVVPRYYHVYIADNPQLMKDIERFGRLDSNARNIDQLLDATIQRMLKYPQGKKLSDGENENGEMINETNDHLDRDFRDGTPRPTPAGR